The Amylolactobacillus amylophilus DSM 20533 = JCM 1125 genome contains a region encoding:
- a CDS encoding Rgg/GadR/MutR family transcriptional regulator, producing MKNGYGSTFHSMRKNKNYSLRDVSLDYISIAQLSKFERGDSDITLNKLAPLLDNITLSTSEFISELPPTQFEDQLSFLEEISQSYLLSNQNKQELIQSITKEIARLTLATKPSSATKVYLSLLQLINQILTEKPITSTQSFLKTEVIEYLFGVERWYKFELLAFVNILPILELDFIKSACSELMRRVADIDCPVSIKNNLVDALLQTSVYLTRHKQNITAKNILSKFSKIALPEQLFFKKILVRFFLAYTQFKEFQSTTNQKTITEILVCLENYDYPTRANQLRNFLADQSFV from the coding sequence ATGAAAAATGGTTACGGTAGTACATTTCACAGCATGAGAAAGAATAAAAATTATTCTTTGCGGGATGTCAGTCTTGATTACATCTCTATTGCTCAACTGTCCAAATTCGAGCGCGGCGACTCCGACATCACCTTGAATAAACTTGCACCTCTCCTAGATAACATTACTTTATCAACTTCCGAGTTTATATCTGAGCTACCCCCTACACAATTTGAAGACCAACTGTCTTTTCTTGAAGAAATTAGTCAGTCCTATCTTCTCAGCAATCAGAATAAACAAGAGTTGATTCAATCGATCACTAAAGAAATCGCTCGATTGACGTTAGCCACAAAGCCCAGTTCAGCAACAAAAGTCTATTTATCCCTACTGCAATTAATCAATCAAATCCTTACCGAGAAACCAATTACCTCGACACAATCATTCTTAAAAACAGAAGTAATCGAATACCTCTTTGGTGTAGAGCGTTGGTATAAATTCGAATTACTGGCGTTCGTCAACATCCTACCAATTCTCGAACTAGATTTTATTAAATCCGCCTGCTCAGAACTAATGCGCCGGGTAGCGGACATCGATTGCCCTGTTTCAATTAAGAATAACCTTGTAGATGCCCTGCTACAGACCTCTGTCTACCTTACTCGGCATAAACAAAACATAACAGCAAAAAATATTCTCTCTAAATTTTCAAAAATTGCCTTACCTGAGCAACTTTTTTTCAAGAAAATTCTAGTTAGATTTTTTCTTGCATACACCCAATTTAAAGAGTTCCAGAGTACTACTAATCAGAAGACTATCACAGAGATTTTGGTATGTTTAGAAAACTACGATTATCCGACTCGCGCTAACCAACTAAGAAATTTCCTTGCCGATCAAAGTTTTGTCTAA
- a CDS encoding Fic family protein, giving the protein MVKYNTAGHQENYLNEYKRRFNSETTYHTNLKPNLIRRGEFATAGYPIFIVNLPEITLRTEQILTSTLEIKRLTAQLPNIAVSQFLIETMGNEIVSTNEIEGVQSTRQEVDDAIVAANDSKTNARLTSTVKKYQDILKGDFLHIENLEDIRIIYDELLKGEINRADLPDGQLFRTNPVYIQGGSVDKKVLVAPTSEVEITHRLADWLMFINGHDVPFLIKALIGHYFFENTHPFYDGNGRTGRYILSMYLARKLDIFTGISFSQSVRSNREKYYKAFSDTGDADNFADGTSFVLELMEIISSRQSLIIQSLNERATQLKRAKVHIMEQYTENSPERHILYLLVQSRLFNDSDTTGIIDNEIKELGKKRGLSARSINQAFLQLTEAGIIDLIKRRPLQHVISRRYLAEIEKAPETI; this is encoded by the coding sequence GTGGTTAAATATAATACAGCCGGCCACCAGGAAAATTATCTTAATGAATATAAGCGACGTTTCAATTCTGAAACAACTTACCATACGAATTTGAAACCAAATCTCATTCGTCGTGGAGAATTCGCAACTGCCGGATATCCGATTTTTATTGTCAATCTACCAGAAATTACGTTAAGAACTGAGCAGATTCTCACCAGTACGCTCGAAATTAAGCGACTAACTGCACAATTACCTAACATCGCAGTTAGTCAGTTTCTAATCGAAACAATGGGTAATGAGATCGTTAGTACAAATGAAATTGAGGGAGTACAATCGACTAGGCAAGAGGTTGATGATGCAATCGTAGCTGCTAATGACAGTAAGACCAATGCGCGATTGACTTCGACAGTCAAGAAATACCAGGATATTTTAAAAGGTGACTTCTTGCACATCGAGAATCTAGAGGATATTAGGATAATCTACGATGAGCTACTAAAGGGTGAAATTAATCGGGCAGATTTACCAGATGGTCAACTGTTTAGAACTAATCCAGTTTATATTCAGGGTGGTAGTGTAGATAAGAAAGTCTTAGTAGCACCGACTAGTGAGGTTGAGATTACCCACAGGTTGGCCGATTGGCTAATGTTCATTAATGGGCATGATGTACCATTCCTAATTAAGGCGTTAATCGGTCATTATTTTTTCGAGAATACCCATCCTTTTTATGATGGTAATGGTCGAACCGGGCGCTACATTCTTTCGATGTATCTGGCACGTAAGTTGGATATCTTTACAGGTATTAGTTTCTCCCAGTCAGTGAGATCTAATCGTGAGAAGTACTATAAGGCTTTCTCGGATACTGGTGATGCTGATAATTTCGCCGATGGCACAAGTTTCGTACTTGAGTTGATGGAAATAATCTCGAGTAGGCAATCATTAATTATTCAGTCTCTTAACGAAAGAGCAACACAGCTCAAGCGCGCGAAGGTGCACATTATGGAGCAGTATACTGAAAATTCGCCAGAAAGACATATCCTCTATCTGCTAGTTCAATCACGCCTGTTCAATGATTCAGACACGACTGGTATTATTGATAATGAAATAAAAGAGTTAGGCAAGAAGAGGGGGCTCTCTGCCCGGAGTATCAACCAAGCCTTCTTACAGCTCACGGAAGCTGGAATAATTGACCTCATTAAACGACGTCCTTTACAGCACGTCATTTCTCGTCGATATTTAGCAGAGATAGAAAAAGCGCCTGAGACTATTTAG
- a CDS encoding DeoR/GlpR family DNA-binding transcription regulator, whose translation MITILKNERLREITRLANQRGVVSVNDISKHLKVSSMTIRRDLDELATDNKIIRVHGGAQSVNFQVGSKELSHTQKRALNKPEKAQIAKIVSSMINDGETIFLGTGTTNELVAQYLKVKNVRIITNSLPVFEGFRRTHPEIDIALVGGKLREYSGAFIGSLANSLIEQLHFQKSFISVNGVNNNKVTNSNPDEGQMQKLALDRSDQKYIVADHTKFDQEDFYTFYALDNVDGLITDASVPNEFVKKYEGYTRIIK comes from the coding sequence GTGATTACTATATTAAAGAACGAACGACTGCGCGAGATTACGCGGCTCGCTAATCAACGTGGCGTTGTTAGTGTTAACGATATCAGTAAGCACTTGAAGGTCAGCTCGATGACCATCAGGCGTGACCTAGATGAATTAGCAACCGACAACAAGATTATCCGCGTCCACGGCGGCGCACAGAGTGTCAACTTTCAGGTCGGCTCAAAGGAACTCAGCCACACACAGAAACGCGCATTGAACAAACCGGAGAAAGCACAGATTGCAAAGATTGTCAGCAGCATGATTAACGATGGTGAGACAATCTTTCTCGGTACCGGGACGACGAACGAGCTCGTTGCCCAATACTTGAAGGTTAAGAACGTGCGTATTATCACCAACAGCCTGCCAGTCTTTGAAGGATTCCGTCGCACACATCCGGAGATTGACATTGCACTTGTTGGTGGGAAATTACGTGAATATTCTGGCGCTTTCATCGGTAGTTTAGCGAACAGCTTGATTGAGCAGCTTCACTTTCAGAAGAGCTTCATCAGCGTGAACGGCGTCAACAATAACAAGGTGACCAACTCCAATCCCGATGAGGGACAGATGCAGAAGCTGGCGCTTGACCGTTCGGATCAGAAGTACATTGTGGCCGACCACACGAAGTTCGACCAGGAGGATTTCTACACCTTCTACGCGCTGGATAATGTAGATGGACTAATCACCGATGCAAGTGTTCCGAACGAGTTTGTTAAGAAGTATGAAGGCTACACAAGGATTATCAAATAA
- a CDS encoding D-alanine--D-alanine ligase family protein, whose amino-acid sequence MMEKIKVGLVFGGESSEFEVSVNSAQNIYHAIDQAKYEVYPLGFTQDGYLASPSESSKLLEDASYQVVRGETVPNLNHLIELQNYPALDIFLPIIHGNIGEDGAIQGLFRVLGVPFVGSDVLGAAATMDKDLSKILAERIGLKVAKWLTIKRPQYEDQIAEFVDYEQVAAKLGRKVFVKPANQGSSVGIAPAQDATEYAAALADAFRYDDKVLVEEAINAIEVETAVLGNDRPIVSGVGQIINAADEFYTYENKYEENSTSTLQIPAAIPAETASQIRAQALAIYQKIEVFGLARVDFMIKRETGEIIFNEINAIPGFTNISMYPKLFEQAGIHYPELIDQLIQFGLERYRHLQELSHHI is encoded by the coding sequence ATGATGGAGAAAATCAAAGTTGGTCTAGTTTTCGGTGGCGAATCCTCGGAATTCGAGGTTTCAGTGAACTCTGCCCAGAATATTTACCACGCAATTGATCAAGCTAAATATGAGGTTTACCCACTCGGATTCACGCAAGATGGTTACCTAGCGAGTCCAAGTGAGTCTAGTAAGCTATTGGAAGATGCCAGTTATCAGGTGGTGAGAGGCGAGACTGTACCCAACCTTAATCATCTGATTGAGCTACAAAACTATCCTGCACTGGATATTTTTCTGCCAATCATTCACGGAAATATCGGTGAAGACGGTGCCATTCAGGGCTTATTCCGGGTGCTTGGCGTGCCGTTCGTTGGGTCCGACGTCCTCGGAGCCGCGGCAACAATGGATAAGGATTTATCCAAAATTCTGGCTGAGAGGATTGGCCTCAAGGTGGCCAAGTGGCTAACCATCAAACGACCACAGTACGAGGATCAGATTGCCGAGTTCGTTGACTACGAACAGGTGGCGGCTAAACTCGGCCGCAAGGTCTTCGTGAAGCCGGCTAATCAGGGTTCCTCTGTGGGCATCGCACCGGCCCAGGATGCCACAGAGTATGCTGCCGCACTAGCGGATGCCTTCAGGTATGACGACAAGGTGCTCGTCGAGGAAGCCATTAATGCGATTGAGGTCGAGACGGCCGTGCTGGGGAACGACCGGCCAATCGTGAGCGGTGTGGGGCAGATAATCAATGCCGCCGACGAGTTCTACACATACGAGAATAAGTACGAGGAGAATTCTACCTCGACTTTGCAAATCCCGGCGGCGATTCCGGCAGAGACAGCTAGCCAGATTCGTGCACAGGCGCTTGCCATCTACCAAAAGATTGAGGTGTTTGGCCTAGCCCGTGTAGACTTTATGATTAAGCGGGAAACGGGTGAGATCATTTTCAATGAGATCAATGCAATTCCTGGATTCACGAATATCAGCATGTACCCGAAATTGTTTGAGCAGGCGGGCATTCATTATCCGGAGCTCATTGACCAGCTGATTCAATTTGGCCTGGAGCGGTATCGCCACCTGCAGGAGTTGAGTCACCACATCTAA
- a CDS encoding CAP domain-containing protein — protein MQKRSAKQKIATLLILVSLIMPLGTPLTIPEPVEAAVFTNQEKALIRQLQNDYAQLDKTPYNSQNLYSIEPSLLDPFNPGALTPAYITAQMAYINYYRYLFDLPSISSNEADNKSAQVTAAIMAAVNANPFVDQHGLENVTKPDFVSQEDWQTAQQVSAASNLNFNVYDESAGEVVKDFVTDSYNLTGADTGHRAWILSTRASQTGIGAAYGTNGYRYSVQTAVFGNDIFRQPTKSSVPYPSSGVFPIELLQGENIAWSLYLSDQAVTGTPAITIKDLDTGQTVNATNVGNYSSSHYGNFQTVITYYPGNINLVSGHAYQVNIQGILQYTFKLYNQVAANQPVYQEEKPKPVVPPTPTEVAVNKLMEEAEALRDSLNSGRKINSIIFGRSYQDGQKFVNLGEKQWFQDYYYYRNPEIQAGILAVPRGRVNLRIYNSPYPSHQKTTYARLLPQNSYAYGQKIQYGDFTWYYIGPEQWVRERTIKKIS, from the coding sequence ATGCAGAAACGAAGCGCCAAACAAAAGATTGCTACTCTATTGATTCTGGTCTCCTTGATAATGCCACTAGGTACACCACTAACCATACCCGAACCAGTTGAGGCAGCAGTGTTCACCAACCAGGAAAAGGCATTAATCAGGCAGCTACAAAACGACTATGCTCAACTAGACAAGACACCCTACAACAGTCAGAACCTCTACTCCATCGAGCCATCACTTCTTGACCCATTTAACCCTGGGGCACTGACACCGGCATACATTACTGCACAGATGGCATACATTAACTACTACCGCTACCTTTTTGACCTCCCAAGTATCTCATCTAACGAGGCAGATAATAAGTCTGCCCAAGTAACGGCAGCCATCATGGCCGCTGTGAATGCCAATCCATTTGTAGATCAACACGGACTAGAAAACGTCACTAAACCGGACTTTGTCAGTCAGGAGGATTGGCAGACTGCACAGCAAGTCTCAGCCGCATCAAACCTCAACTTTAACGTCTACGACGAGTCCGCTGGTGAGGTAGTCAAAGATTTCGTCACGGACAGCTATAATCTCACCGGAGCCGATACTGGACACCGTGCCTGGATTCTTTCAACACGCGCAAGTCAAACAGGTATTGGCGCTGCATACGGCACGAATGGTTACCGCTACTCCGTTCAAACCGCTGTTTTCGGCAACGATATCTTTCGTCAACCCACAAAGAGTAGTGTGCCCTACCCAAGTAGTGGGGTCTTTCCTATTGAACTACTCCAGGGCGAGAACATTGCGTGGTCGCTCTACCTATCTGATCAAGCGGTCACAGGCACTCCAGCAATCACCATTAAGGACTTAGATACGGGGCAGACGGTGAATGCCACAAATGTCGGTAACTATAGTTCGAGCCACTACGGTAACTTTCAGACCGTAATTACATACTATCCCGGTAATATCAACCTGGTTTCAGGCCACGCGTACCAAGTGAATATTCAAGGTATCCTGCAATATACCTTTAAACTCTACAATCAGGTTGCGGCCAATCAGCCGGTTTACCAGGAAGAGAAGCCTAAACCAGTGGTACCGCCGACTCCAACGGAAGTTGCCGTTAATAAGTTAATGGAAGAGGCGGAGGCCCTGCGCGATTCCTTAAATTCTGGCCGAAAGATCAACAGTATTATTTTCGGTCGATCATACCAGGACGGACAGAAGTTCGTTAACTTGGGCGAGAAGCAATGGTTTCAAGACTACTACTATTATCGGAACCCGGAGATTCAGGCAGGTATCCTCGCTGTGCCCCGGGGCCGGGTGAACCTCCGTATTTATAACAGTCCTTATCCCAGCCACCAGAAGACAACATATGCCCGTCTCTTACCCCAGAACTCATATGCGTATGGACAGAAAATCCAGTATGGCGATTTCACGTGGTACTATATCGGCCCAGAGCAGTGGGTTCGTGAGCGCACCATCAAGAAAATATCATAA
- the lacA gene encoding galactose-6-phosphate isomerase subunit LacA codes for MQVVIGADKDGFQLKEAVKKYLLDKKYQVIDVTEDKPAEDFVESSLAVTDKVLSGEASKAIMFDEYGVGSAMASNKVRGMVTANVGDENTAHMTAEHNGAKAISIGSGVVGTQKAVEIVQRYLDTEYAGGRHQIRLDMLSKMI; via the coding sequence ATGCAAGTAGTTATTGGAGCAGATAAAGACGGATTTCAGTTGAAAGAAGCAGTGAAAAAGTATTTGTTGGACAAGAAGTATCAGGTAATAGACGTGACTGAAGATAAGCCAGCTGAAGATTTTGTTGAATCTTCACTAGCCGTGACCGATAAGGTATTGTCTGGTGAGGCTAGCAAAGCCATCATGTTTGACGAATACGGTGTCGGCTCAGCAATGGCCAGCAACAAGGTGCGCGGAATGGTCACAGCAAACGTCGGTGATGAGAATACAGCACACATGACCGCCGAGCACAACGGTGCAAAGGCAATCTCAATCGGCTCCGGTGTCGTTGGTACACAAAAGGCAGTAGAGATTGTGCAACGCTATCTCGACACAGAGTACGCCGGCGGTCGGCACCAAATCAGATTAGACATGCTCAGCAAGATGATTTAA
- the lacB gene encoding galactose-6-phosphate isomerase subunit LacB codes for MRIAIGNDHIVTDVKQKLSDFLKAEGHEVIDEGTYDFTRTHYPIYGKKVAEDVAEGHADLGVVLCGTGIGISTAADKNEGVRAAMANDVTSAKYAKEYLNANVLGFGGATVGEHLAEDMIKAFMAAEYKETPENAKIIEKINNIAKPDPDQKDNPHFFDEELEKWNEGYYHD; via the coding sequence ATGAGAATCGCTATTGGTAATGATCACATCGTAACCGATGTTAAACAGAAATTATCTGACTTTTTGAAGGCTGAGGGCCACGAGGTCATCGACGAAGGCACCTACGACTTCACCAGAACACACTACCCTATCTATGGTAAGAAGGTCGCAGAAGACGTAGCAGAGGGCCACGCAGACCTTGGGGTCGTGCTTTGCGGGACCGGTATTGGTATCAGCACTGCAGCCGACAAGAACGAGGGCGTGCGTGCAGCAATGGCAAATGATGTTACATCCGCTAAGTACGCCAAGGAGTACCTGAATGCCAACGTATTGGGCTTCGGCGGTGCAACTGTTGGCGAGCACTTGGCAGAAGACATGATTAAGGCATTTATGGCTGCTGAATACAAAGAGACTCCCGAGAATGCTAAAATTATTGAGAAAATCAATAACATTGCAAAGCCAGATCCTGATCAAAAAGACAACCCACACTTCTTCGATGAAGAGCTGGAGAAGTGGAATGAAGGATATTATCACGATTAA
- a CDS encoding CidA/LrgA family protein, whose product MQNKSTKPKQAPILVQIGIFSTILFVSSLISALFPASFPAPTPVVGLVILYLLLTFKIVKLEWVDSFGSFLISIIAFLFVPSGISLLGSLDVMQKQGFQIIAVVIISTVIMLAVTYFVAYTIIVMRRKFSARKAQKEGLK is encoded by the coding sequence ATGCAGAACAAGTCGACGAAGCCCAAACAAGCCCCCATTTTAGTCCAAATCGGAATATTTTCGACGATCCTTTTCGTCTCTAGTCTAATCTCCGCGCTATTCCCCGCGAGTTTCCCTGCCCCAACACCAGTAGTCGGCCTCGTGATTCTCTACCTCCTCCTGACCTTTAAGATTGTCAAACTAGAATGGGTCGACAGCTTCGGTAGCTTCCTCATCAGCATTATCGCGTTTCTGTTCGTGCCCTCAGGTATTTCACTGTTAGGGAGCCTCGATGTCATGCAGAAACAGGGCTTTCAAATCATTGCCGTGGTGATCATCTCCACGGTAATCATGCTGGCCGTTACCTACTTCGTGGCCTACACAATTATCGTCATGCGTCGCAAGTTCAGTGCACGCAAAGCACAAAAGGAGGGGCTCAAATAA
- a CDS encoding LrgB family protein: protein MDVLTQPYFGIFFSIGVYLMGMFLFKRSNGKFFFQPLFMAMVLGIFLLILFSHLIHVDIQDVYTKMYKPGGDIIFWFVNPATIAFAIPLYKRNDILKKYWVEIIVSLIIATVVSTILIYLTATALGLEKSAVLAMLPQGATTAIALPISAAIGGDPAITAMTAITNGVIILAIGKYLIKLFRMERGPIALGLGLGASGHTLGSVKALEVGEIEGSTSSIAIIVIGLVVDLVVPIMANILM, encoded by the coding sequence ATGGATGTTTTGACACAACCATATTTCGGTATCTTCTTCTCTATTGGCGTCTACCTCATGGGCATGTTTCTATTCAAGCGTAGTAACGGTAAATTCTTCTTTCAGCCGCTCTTCATGGCCATGGTGCTCGGTATTTTCCTGCTGATTCTCTTCAGTCACCTAATCCACGTGGATATCCAAGATGTCTACACAAAGATGTATAAGCCTGGTGGCGATATTATTTTCTGGTTTGTGAATCCCGCAACGATTGCCTTCGCCATCCCCCTGTATAAACGAAATGACATTTTGAAGAAATACTGGGTGGAGATTATTGTTTCACTCATTATCGCCACTGTGGTCTCGACCATCTTGATTTACCTCACAGCCACGGCCCTCGGCCTGGAAAAATCGGCAGTGCTCGCCATGCTGCCACAGGGTGCAACCACAGCGATTGCCCTCCCGATTTCTGCAGCTATTGGCGGTGATCCCGCAATTACAGCCATGACCGCAATCACAAATGGTGTCATCATCTTAGCAATCGGCAAGTACCTGATTAAGTTATTCAGGATGGAGCGGGGTCCAATTGCTCTAGGATTGGGCTTAGGTGCATCGGGCCATACTCTAGGCAGCGTCAAAGCACTAGAGGTCGGCGAGATCGAGGGTTCAACATCCTCAATTGCCATCATCGTGATTGGCTTAGTTGTTGACTTAGTTGTGCCAATTATGGCGAATATTTTAATGTAG
- a CDS encoding PTS fructose transporter subunit IIB: MAKTVKVLAACGAGVNSSHQIKDALEKEMKSRGHNVVVDAVMVKDVNKDMISKYDLFTPIAKTDLGFTPSIPVVDAGPILYRIPTMAKPVYDKVEAAVKEIEKN, from the coding sequence ATGGCAAAAACAGTTAAGGTATTAGCAGCTTGTGGTGCAGGAGTAAATTCATCACACCAAATCAAGGATGCACTTGAGAAAGAGATGAAATCACGTGGCCACAATGTTGTGGTCGATGCAGTGATGGTTAAGGATGTCAACAAGGATATGATTTCTAAATATGACCTGTTTACACCAATCGCAAAAACCGATCTTGGATTTACACCAAGTATTCCGGTTGTTGATGCTGGCCCAATTCTTTACAGAATTCCAACGATGGCAAAGCCGGTTTACGATAAGGTAGAGGCCGCTGTGAAGGAAATTGAAAAGAACTAA
- a CDS encoding PTS galactitol transporter subunit IIC — MDFIINFANTVFKPLIDLGAAPLMLIVLTLIALIFRVKFSKALEGGIKLAIALTAIGSVINMLTTTFQSALDSFVKNTGLSLNITDVGWAPLATITWGSPYTLFFLLILIIVNIIMLFMNKTNTLDVDIFDVWHLAFVGLFAKYCGAPLWLATLLVIVIGIMKIINSDLMKPTFSDLLDAPDDNPMTTTHMNYMMNPIIMVFNKIFDKLFYKLDKYDFDSAKLNEKIGFWGSRFAIGIYLGIFIGLLSRSSVQEIFTLSLTAATCMELFSIIGSWFIAAVEPLSQGITDFASKRLNGRTFNIGLDWPFIAGRSEVWAAANVLAPIMLLESLILPGNGLLPLGGIIAMGVTPALLVVTRGRILRMIIIGAIELPIFLWAGTLSAPFVTATAKAVGAFPKGLASGTLISHTTMEGPIEKFLAYLVGNASKSGGMFILYAAAAIAAYILIFWWYSRQMKKRNAEYAAAKN; from the coding sequence ATGGATTTTATTATTAACTTCGCAAACACGGTCTTCAAACCCTTGATTGACCTGGGCGCAGCACCATTGATGCTGATCGTCTTGACCTTAATCGCATTAATTTTCAGAGTTAAATTCTCGAAAGCTTTAGAGGGTGGTATTAAATTAGCCATTGCCTTGACAGCTATCGGTAGTGTCATCAACATGTTGACAACTACTTTCCAATCAGCCCTAGACAGTTTCGTTAAGAATACTGGCTTAAGCTTGAACATCACCGATGTTGGTTGGGCACCACTTGCAACAATCACCTGGGGATCACCATATACGCTGTTCTTCCTGTTGATTCTGATTATTGTTAACATCATTATGTTGTTTATGAACAAAACCAACACGCTGGACGTAGATATCTTCGATGTTTGGCACCTCGCATTCGTTGGCTTGTTCGCGAAGTACTGTGGCGCACCACTCTGGTTAGCTACACTGCTCGTTATCGTAATTGGTATCATGAAGATTATCAACTCAGACTTGATGAAACCAACTTTCAGTGACTTGTTGGATGCACCAGATGATAACCCAATGACCACGACGCACATGAACTACATGATGAATCCGATCATCATGGTCTTCAACAAGATTTTCGATAAATTATTCTACAAACTAGACAAGTATGACTTCGATTCAGCTAAACTGAACGAAAAAATTGGTTTCTGGGGTAGTCGGTTTGCAATCGGTATCTATCTTGGTATTTTCATCGGTTTACTTTCACGTTCAAGTGTCCAAGAAATTTTCACACTCTCATTAACAGCTGCAACGTGCATGGAGTTATTCTCAATTATCGGTTCATGGTTCATCGCAGCCGTAGAACCACTTTCACAAGGTATCACAGACTTTGCTAGCAAGCGTCTTAACGGCCGTACCTTCAACATCGGACTTGACTGGCCATTTATCGCTGGTCGTTCAGAAGTTTGGGCAGCAGCAAATGTTTTAGCACCTATCATGTTACTTGAATCATTGATCTTACCGGGTAACGGCTTGTTACCACTTGGTGGTATCATTGCCATGGGTGTAACACCAGCATTGTTGGTTGTAACTCGTGGCCGGATCCTGCGGATGATCATCATCGGCGCAATTGAATTACCAATCTTCCTCTGGGCTGGTACATTATCAGCACCGTTCGTTACAGCAACAGCTAAGGCCGTTGGGGCATTCCCTAAAGGTCTCGCATCAGGAACTTTGATCTCACATACTACTATGGAAGGTCCTATCGAGAAATTCCTTGCATACCTAGTAGGTAACGCATCTAAGTCTGGTGGCATGTTCATTCTCTATGCTGCAGCAGCAATTGCAGCTTACATCTTAATCTTCTGGTGGTACTCACGTCAGATGAAGAAACGTAATGCTGAATATGCAGCAGCAAAGAACTAA
- a CDS encoding PTS sugar transporter subunit IIA: protein MKKTLFAPDAVFISKETSRDAVFEDVARQLLQAGYVKDDFLCNLKERENNYPTGIDITPISTELANVAIPHTEGEFVNARLIVPVKLTQEVTFKNMILPDEELSVKFLFMILNNDPEGQANVLAQIMDFLSQTPVADLQQLFASEDTTAIYQFLATHFKEDI, encoded by the coding sequence ATGAAGAAGACGCTGTTTGCACCAGATGCTGTATTTATTAGTAAGGAAACATCGCGGGACGCTGTATTTGAAGACGTTGCACGGCAACTGCTGCAAGCGGGCTATGTCAAAGATGATTTTTTATGCAACCTGAAGGAACGTGAGAATAATTACCCAACGGGAATTGACATCACGCCTATCTCCACCGAGCTGGCCAACGTGGCTATCCCACACACAGAAGGCGAATTCGTCAATGCGAGATTGATTGTGCCGGTTAAATTAACCCAAGAGGTGACGTTTAAGAACATGATTTTACCCGACGAGGAATTGTCGGTTAAGTTTCTCTTCATGATCCTGAACAACGATCCGGAAGGGCAGGCAAACGTATTGGCGCAGATTATGGACTTCTTGAGTCAGACGCCGGTAGCCGACTTGCAACAGCTTTTCGCAAGTGAAGATACCACCGCGATTTATCAATTTTTGGCAACACACTTTAAAGAAGATATCTAA
- a CDS encoding DUF2188 domain-containing protein, with amino-acid sequence MPWNMQDYPNSFKNLPQLVRKKAIDIANALLADGYPDDWAIPIALSQAKKWHDDAIEQELAEFKREPNPKKTDRHQSDKDNSRLLDADTEVKPSENGWKVQTKGAKRASDTFDKKTAAVKRAKEIAANKESAFQVYGKDGKKQRTIDM; translated from the coding sequence ATGCCCTGGAATATGCAAGACTATCCCAATTCATTTAAGAACTTACCCCAACTAGTCAGAAAGAAAGCAATCGATATCGCGAATGCGTTGCTTGCTGACGGTTATCCAGATGACTGGGCCATCCCGATTGCACTCAGCCAAGCGAAGAAATGGCACGATGACGCGATCGAGCAGGAACTGGCAGAATTTAAGCGCGAACCCAATCCGAAGAAAACCGACAGGCATCAGTCAGACAAGGATAACAGCAGATTACTTGATGCTGATACTGAGGTTAAGCCAAGTGAGAACGGCTGGAAGGTCCAGACAAAGGGTGCAAAACGCGCTAGCGACACATTTGATAAGAAGACCGCTGCGGTCAAACGTGCTAAAGAAATTGCTGCCAACAAGGAGAGCGCGTTCCAGGTATATGGCAAGGATGGCAAGAAGCAGCGCACAATCGACATGTAA